In Leptolyngbya sp. NIES-2104, the genomic window GTTGACCCGAAGCGGCTTGAATTGGAGGAACTTCTTAAACATCTCTGATTCTCCTGAATAAACGGGCTGTGAATGCAGCACCTTTGATAACACACTAGCTGATACAAGCTTTTCGGAAGGTTCAAATATGTTAAGAAGAAGGGATAAGGAGCGATTCGTACTGTCTTTTGCTGGAATTGAGTAACTGCACGATCGATTGGTTTTGTCGATCGCCGAGTGTTTGAACAAGCTTTAGTTTTAAAGGCGCTCGACTGATTGATCTTGCATAAGATGAACTGAGATAGTCGTGGTAGTTCTGATCGTGTCGCAAGTAGGTTTGAAGAAAAGCAGTGCTGAGAACATTGATATACTGGCGGGCAAGAGCAGGATCAGCACCACTAATCGAAGCAGGCAGCGAAATGACCTCGCTTGGAGAAGCTGCGATCGTGGAAAAATGAGTGCCACCCTCAATCAACGCTAGATACTTATGCGGAGTTGTCAGCCAGGTAAAAGGCTGAATTTGCTCTGACAAAGCGGGAGCTAAGGTATCCGCGCTGCCTGTAACAAATAGGGTGGGAACTTTGATTTGGCTCAACCCTGCTTGTCCAAAAATGCCGCTCACGGTTGGATTGATTGCGATCACTGCTTTGATGCGGGGATCGGAGACGGTGGCTGGAATCTGAGGAACTTGCAGCACCAGACATTGCAGCAGTAATGAGAAGTTAAGCGAATTTTGTGAAGTCTGACAAATCGATCGTAGATGCTCCGGTTGAATGGTAGCTCCTGCCGTTGCTAGAGCGGTATAACCTCCGAGCGATTGCCCGATAATCCCGACATTCTGCAAATCTAATCGACCCATATTCGGATTAGATATAGATAGCTGTTCTAATCGATCTAACAGCGTTTTCACATCTAAAGGGCGATCGATGAGTTCTTGAGGAAGAATCAAATGAGCAGATTTCGCAGTCAGTAAGGCTGAAATTTGGGCTGAACTACTCCCAGAATGCTCTGGGACAACCACTGCAAATCCATGAGATGCAAGATGTTGAGCTAGATAAGCAAAACTTCCTCGATCAGACCCCAATCCATGAGAAATCACGACGACCGGATGACGAGTTTTAGAAATTGGTAAATAGAGATCAGTTGGGATTGTGTGATTGCGCGATCGTGCTGTCACAATTAAGCTCTGTTTACGCCATTGAAGCGTTCCTGGTTGCCGCAAATCTAGGGATGGAGTAGGGAGTCGATCGGCTTCTCTTCGAGATTCTTGATCGATTTTAGCGATCGCTTGTTCAGTTTGAGTTCCCATTTGCTTTGCGACTTCTACAATTTCAAGTCCCTGTTGTAGATTCACTCGAACGTTTCGCGATGGAAACTGCATCAGAACATCGAGCGGTGTGAAGCCTTGAGGATCAGCAGCAGCTTGAATCAATCCTGCTCTCAACGCATAAAAACCAGGTGTAGGACCATCTGCTTGAATCACTTGCTCAAGTCGCTTTAGTAACTGTTCTCC contains:
- a CDS encoding alpha/beta hydrolase, with translation MQYFTSRSLKRIALAFVGWLPIAFTMPTALSAERVKLSYSLFEQSIPIALLEPYIKTGKMTPELAAYVQQIDAKQLAQMRSFLSAKISLNAVAVSQFLYTPIGEQLLKRLEQVIQADGPTPGFYALRAGLIQAAADPQGFTPLDVLMQFPSRNVRVNLQQGLEIVEVAKQMGTQTEQAIAKIDQESRREADRLPTPSLDLRQPGTLQWRKQSLIVTARSRNHTIPTDLYLPISKTRHPVVVISHGLGSDRGSFAYLAQHLASHGFAVVVPEHSGSSSAQISALLTAKSAHLILPQELIDRPLDVKTLLDRLEQLSISNPNMGRLDLQNVGIIGQSLGGYTALATAGATIQPEHLRSICQTSQNSLNFSLLLQCLVLQVPQIPATVSDPRIKAVIAINPTVSGIFGQAGLSQIKVPTLFVTGSADTLAPALSEQIQPFTWLTTPHKYLALIEGGTHFSTIAASPSEVISLPASISGADPALARQYINVLSTAFLQTYLRHDQNYHDYLSSSYARSISRAPLKLKLVQTLGDRQNQSIVQLLNSSKRQYESLLIPSS